The proteins below come from a single Zea mays cultivar B73 chromosome 8, Zm-B73-REFERENCE-NAM-5.0, whole genome shotgun sequence genomic window:
- the LOC103635532 gene encoding uncharacterized protein, with protein MDYTLLPDLTTYKKHAIIQVHVSRKWSFHGATENGPLQHIDMVLSDCKGNSMYAEIPANLAEEKGALIETNQIYDISRFRVTAAKTAYKPIDGDKMIQFTIYTIIKPASNPPPTFSLYIYQLTPFDEIESQIQHKTKFLDVLGTITEVTALKTVHIEGQLSPTIIRDIMIEDLSRKTLKITLWAKRATSFTIQNVYDPVSKKPILALFVGCLPKFYKGVYLSGGAACHWYFNPAIPEAEAYQNSSTFLHNRNMHYKPSNLQDTGYECTVTVTEIDTSNTWWYPSCTKCGRKTTPHNTTYYCDLCKWDGYKFKYKLKFRASDATAIAQMFCFDNIARYIVGKSCKVILRSTNAATPIPPDLAQIVSLKFTFRVIPDDSSFDNQDQVPIALRIISITAAHGRQHALPLKPTNIIEGTSTPQNKLQLQLIENSPSNPFQNLSTSTPPPKQATRKLIYPPLSNPLTYQHTPKSDGEEEITEQTMDTSQIKGKKVCTHSNLLQKGSRKEAYISKAMMTMSRRTKHRCLEHQIFLLLTRCLLQTLV; from the exons ATGGACTACACACTTCTACCAGATTTAACAACGTATAAAAAACATGCGATAATCCAGGTCCATGTCTCAAGAAAATGGTCTTTCCATGGTGCCACTGAAAATGGTCCCTTGCAGCACATCGACATGGTCCTATCAGATTGCAAG GGTAATAGTATGTATGCTGAAATACCAGCAAATCTTGCCGAAGAAAAGGGAGCACTCATCGAAACAAATCAGATCTACGACATCAGTCGTTTTAGAGTTACTGCAGCAAAAACAGCCTACAAACCCATTGATGGTGACAAGATGATACAATTTACGATTTACACAATTATCAAGCCTGCAAGTAACCCACCACCTACATTTTCTTTATATATCTATCAATTAACTCCATTTGATGAGATTGAATCTCAAATTCAGCACAAGACCAAATTTCTAG ATGTTCTTGGAACTATAACCGAGGTAACTGCTTTGAAGACAGTACACATAGAAGGACAGCTCAGCCCCACTATTATTAGAGACATAATGATAGAAGATCTAAG CCGCAAAACTCTCAAAATCACTCTTTGGGCAAAACGAGCAACATCATTTACAATACAAAATGTGTATGACCCAGTTAGCAAAAAGCCAattcttgctctttttgttggttGCCTACCTAAATTCTACAAAG GTGTTTACTTAAGTGGTGGTGCGGCTTGCCATTGGTATTTCAATCCCGCAATACCTGAAGCTGAAGCGTACCAAAATAG CTCCACCTTCCTACACAACCGGAACATGCACTACAAACCTTCCAACCTCCAA GACACGGGATATGAATGCACAGTGACAGTCACCGAAATAGATACATCAAACACATGGTGGTATCCATCATGCACAAAATGCGGCCGAAAAACAACTCCACATAATACAACATATTATTGTGATTTGTGTAAGTGGGATGGCTACAAATTCAA ATACAAGCTCAAATTTCGAGCATCAGATGCAACAGCCATAGCACAAATGTTTTGCTTTGATAACATAGCACGATATATTGTTGGCAAATCTTGCAAAGTTATCTTACGATCTACAAATGCAGCGACACCAATTCCTCCAGATTTAGCTCAGATTGTTTCACTGAAATTCACCTTTAGAGTAATACCAGATGACAGTTCTTTCGATAACCAAGACCAGGTCCCCATTGCCCTTCGCATCATCTCTATAACTGCAGCGCATGGTAGACAACATGCACTACCATTGAAGCCAACCAATATCATAGAAGGTACATCAACACCACAGAACAAGTTACAACTGCAGTTAATCGAGAACTCACCATCAAATCCTTTTCAAAATTTATCCACAAGTACTCCACCACCCAAACAG GCTACAAGGAAGCTAATATATCCACCGCTCAGTAACCCCCTCACATATCAACATACTCCCAAGTCTGATGGCGAAGAAGAAATTACAGAG CAAACAATGGACACCAGTCAAATCAAAGGAAAAAAAGTATGCACTCATTCGAATCTCCTCCAAAAAG GTTCAAGAAAGGAAGCTTACATATCCAAAGCAATGATGACGATGTCCAGGAGAACTAAACACAGATGTTTAGAGCACCAAATTTTCTTGCTTTTGACACGATGTCTTCTACAAACTTTGGTGTAA